In Falco naumanni isolate bFalNau1 chromosome 21 unlocalized genomic scaffold, bFalNau1.pat SUPER_21_unloc_1, whole genome shotgun sequence, the following proteins share a genomic window:
- the LOC121081925 gene encoding ankyrin repeat domain-containing protein 26-like → MKQKITVRKNACLKMENENTIEEKDKKSFSSGESSKLIKMPMKGKIALNAKGAKESKRQPSKQKAHQQMSSSSGNHGQVPDDSTSSETSEDEGRPAATTRSERNEVL, encoded by the exons atgaaacaaaagattaCTGTAAGGAAGAATGCCTGTTTGAAAATGGAGAATGAAAACACgatagaagaaaaagacaaaaagagttTTTCATCTGGGGAGAGCTCAAAATTGATTAAAATGCCAATGAAAGG TAAAATTGCCCTGAATGCCAAAGGTGCAAAGGAAAGTAAAAGACAGCCTTCAAAGCAGAAGGCTCATCAGCAGATGAGCTCTTCCAGTGGCAATCATGGTCAAGTACCGGATGATAGCACTTCCAGTGAAACATCTGAGGATGAAGGAAG aCCTGCAGCAACAACCAGGAGTGAAAGGAACGAGGTACTGTAA